Proteins encoded by one window of Brevibacterium atlanticum:
- a CDS encoding sulfite exporter TauE/SafE family protein translates to MTILAWTVIAATVLISAFVQGSTGMGFAMILAPVITFIEPRLIPVMLLVLMIPLNFYVAAREREHIDWTGVKWISVGRFAGTFAGLWILVIINLHQLSLLIGWSTLIAAVIALLAPKFTPNRTLLASVGLITGVTETSTGIGGPPYALAYQHSPGPELRSTVAVCFLVGEVISLIVLAFSGQVSADTMVTTAWMLPFLAVGSFLSRYVHHRLDGPVLRCIVLGFAIVSGAIVIVQA, encoded by the coding sequence ATGACGATACTCGCCTGGACGGTCATTGCGGCGACGGTCCTCATCTCCGCGTTCGTCCAAGGGTCGACGGGGATGGGATTCGCGATGATCCTCGCCCCAGTCATCACCTTCATCGAACCGCGTCTCATCCCGGTGATGCTGCTCGTGCTGATGATTCCGCTGAACTTCTACGTCGCCGCACGCGAACGCGAGCACATCGACTGGACAGGGGTGAAGTGGATCAGCGTCGGCCGGTTCGCCGGGACGTTCGCAGGTCTGTGGATCCTCGTCATCATCAACCTCCACCAGCTCTCCCTGCTCATCGGCTGGTCGACGCTCATCGCCGCGGTCATCGCGCTGCTCGCGCCGAAGTTCACGCCGAATCGCACGCTGCTCGCCTCTGTCGGGCTCATCACCGGCGTCACCGAGACCTCGACCGGCATCGGCGGGCCGCCCTATGCGCTGGCTTACCAGCACAGTCCGGGCCCGGAGCTGCGGTCGACGGTGGCCGTGTGCTTCCTCGTCGGCGAAGTCATCTCGCTCATCGTGCTCGCGTTCTCCGGGCAGGTCTCGGCCGACACGATGGTGACGACGGCGTGGATGCTGCCGTTCCTGGCCGTCGGGTCGTTCCTCTCCCGGTACGTCCACCACCGCCTCGACGGGCCGGTGCTGCGCTGCATCGTCCTCGGCTTCGCCATCGTCTCCGGTGCCATCGTCATCGTCCAGGCGTGA
- a CDS encoding class I SAM-dependent methyltransferase — protein MPEYADSSRTRDETPHERYERWTWIHETATMTGWDFSALAGRLVADDPPWDFDEICLEAMAESTTCLDMGTGGGERLIELIDRLDEARPPGESTPTISATEGWEPNVPLATSALEDYGATVTRYDSDHHPEMPFGDGEFDLVMNRHESYDIAEVARVLAPGGLFLTQQVDGTEAQEFRDCFGGGLGNLSQQLEPCLDDLERHGLAIEAARKWQGTMSFTDVEAVIEYLAYIPWDVPGFTVMPNLGVLGRLAESRDPIEVTQKRFLIVARKP, from the coding sequence ATGCCCGAATATGCCGACAGCAGTCGCACCCGCGACGAAACTCCCCATGAGCGCTACGAGCGATGGACCTGGATCCACGAGACGGCCACCATGACGGGGTGGGACTTCTCCGCGCTGGCCGGCCGCCTCGTCGCCGATGATCCGCCGTGGGACTTCGACGAGATCTGCCTCGAGGCGATGGCCGAATCGACTACGTGCCTCGACATGGGCACCGGCGGCGGCGAGCGCCTCATCGAACTCATCGACCGCCTCGACGAGGCAAGGCCGCCCGGCGAATCGACGCCGACGATCAGCGCGACCGAAGGATGGGAGCCGAACGTTCCGCTGGCCACCTCGGCGCTGGAGGACTACGGGGCCACCGTCACCCGGTACGACAGCGATCACCATCCGGAGATGCCGTTCGGCGACGGCGAGTTCGACCTCGTGATGAACCGGCACGAAAGCTATGACATCGCCGAGGTGGCCCGTGTCCTCGCCCCGGGCGGGCTGTTCCTCACCCAGCAGGTCGACGGCACCGAAGCGCAGGAGTTCCGTGATTGCTTCGGCGGCGGCCTGGGCAATCTCAGCCAGCAGCTCGAACCCTGCCTCGACGACCTCGAGCGTCACGGACTGGCGATCGAGGCGGCGCGGAAATGGCAGGGGACGATGTCGTTCACCGACGTCGAGGCGGTCATCGAGTACCTCGCCTACATCCCGTGGGACGTACCCGGTTTCACGGTCATGCCCAACCTCGGCGTGCTGGGGCGCCTGGCCGAATCGCGTGATCCGATCGAGGTCACGCAGAAGCGGTTCCTCATCGTCGCCCGCAAGCCCTGA
- a CDS encoding DoxX family protein, giving the protein MTLLPDPLWPVIVLAVIVVGDGLLTFRPPKAIAACLDGVGFPRDWWWVIAVVKFLAAAGLVIGIWAPGVGAAASAGLVAYFLCAAAAHLRARYVGRDFWLNCLGMLVVCLAVLVFCFLN; this is encoded by the coding sequence GTGACACTGCTCCCTGATCCTCTCTGGCCCGTCATCGTGTTGGCGGTCATCGTCGTCGGCGACGGTCTGCTGACGTTCCGACCGCCCAAAGCGATCGCCGCCTGCCTCGACGGCGTCGGATTCCCGCGTGACTGGTGGTGGGTGATCGCGGTCGTGAAGTTCCTCGCTGCGGCGGGACTCGTCATCGGAATCTGGGCACCCGGAGTCGGCGCGGCCGCCTCGGCGGGGCTCGTCGCCTACTTCCTCTGCGCGGCCGCCGCGCACCTGCGGGCACGCTACGTCGGGCGGGACTTCTGGCTCAACTGCCTGGGCATGCTCGTCGTCTGCCTGGCCGTGCTCGTCTTCTGCTTCCTCAACTAG
- a CDS encoding TetR/AcrR family transcriptional regulator encodes MVSEHVQLRTGKRRQTEARIISAAAELFLERGYKATTIRAIATAAEVSVGRVMATGDKDSILVACFDRWIGQLQNGTYTPPPPRRASLSRAGGQASGRSADSGTAEAAGAASIGVTMTAASPRPASAVQRHLLDHFLPFLEFFAAHEDLSRDYTAAMIRVKEDPEVFHTLAEDLQGRLSDSLTSIGISEDHARSSAVALYDSYLGILFRWAATSMTLPEATDALLSVIAFHTRVRSAL; translated from the coding sequence ATGGTGAGTGAACACGTTCAATTGCGGACCGGCAAGCGTCGGCAGACCGAAGCGAGGATCATTTCGGCCGCCGCCGAGCTGTTCCTCGAGCGCGGGTACAAGGCCACGACCATCCGCGCCATCGCCACGGCCGCCGAGGTGTCCGTCGGCCGGGTCATGGCGACAGGAGACAAGGACTCGATCCTCGTCGCCTGCTTCGACCGCTGGATCGGGCAGCTCCAGAACGGGACCTACACTCCTCCTCCGCCGCGGCGAGCGAGCCTGTCGAGGGCAGGCGGACAAGCCAGCGGGCGATCTGCAGACAGCGGAACGGCAGAGGCCGCGGGGGCAGCATCAATCGGGGTGACTATGACCGCCGCAAGCCCCAGACCGGCCTCGGCGGTGCAGCGGCATCTGCTCGACCACTTCCTGCCCTTCCTCGAATTCTTCGCTGCGCACGAGGACCTGTCCCGCGACTACACTGCCGCGATGATCCGGGTGAAGGAGGATCCCGAGGTCTTCCACACCCTCGCCGAGGACCTGCAGGGCCGCCTCAGCGACTCGCTGACCTCGATCGGAATCAGCGAGGACCATGCCCGCTCCAGCGCCGTCGCCCTCTACGACTCCTACCTCGGCATCCTCTTCCGGTGGGCCGCGACCTCGATGACTCTCCCCGAGGCGACGGATGCACTGCTGTCCGTCATCGCCTTCCACACTCGCGTCCGGAGCGCATTGTGA
- a CDS encoding Nramp family divalent metal transporter yields MNVDSSAAVRPNRRGRAKKISTVALLGPAFVAAIAYVDPGNVAANLTAGAEYGYLLVWVLVAANLIAVLVQYLSSKLGLVSGQSLPSILGDRLRRRSRLAYWGQAEVVAIATDLAEVIGGAIALKILFDLPLLLGGLIVGVVSLFLLSIQSTRGQRPFEFVIIAMLVIIAVGFLAGLFVGDVNWGQAAGGIVPRLEGTNSVVLAASMLGATVMPHAIYLHSALSVDRHRRETTASTGQLLRASRWDVVLSLVVAGSVNIAMLLLAAASLRGQDGTDTIEGAHAVVTANLGEIVGLFFGIGLLASGLASSAVGSYAGASIMQGLLRVDIPVVWQRAVTMIPALIVLGLGVDPTWALVLSQVVLSLGIPFAMIPLVRLTSSRRVMGEFANARWITVIAVAASALIIVLNVVLIVLLALGVE; encoded by the coding sequence ATGAACGTCGATTCCTCTGCTGCTGTTCGCCCGAACCGGCGCGGCCGGGCGAAGAAGATCTCCACGGTCGCGCTGCTCGGCCCGGCCTTCGTCGCCGCCATCGCCTACGTCGATCCCGGCAATGTCGCGGCCAACCTCACGGCCGGGGCCGAATACGGATACCTGCTCGTCTGGGTGCTCGTGGCCGCGAACCTCATCGCCGTTCTCGTCCAATACCTGTCCTCGAAGCTCGGTCTCGTCTCCGGACAGTCCCTGCCGAGCATCCTCGGCGACAGGCTCCGCCGGCGCTCCCGCCTCGCGTACTGGGGGCAGGCCGAGGTCGTCGCGATCGCCACCGACCTCGCCGAGGTCATCGGCGGTGCCATCGCGCTGAAGATCCTCTTCGACTTGCCCCTCCTGCTCGGCGGACTCATCGTCGGCGTCGTGTCCCTGTTCCTGCTCTCGATCCAGTCCACCCGCGGTCAGCGTCCCTTCGAGTTCGTCATCATCGCGATGCTCGTCATCATCGCTGTCGGCTTTCTAGCAGGACTGTTCGTCGGGGATGTGAACTGGGGACAAGCCGCGGGTGGAATCGTGCCGAGACTCGAAGGCACGAACTCGGTGGTGTTGGCCGCCAGCATGCTCGGCGCCACTGTCATGCCCCACGCGATCTACCTCCACTCGGCACTCTCGGTCGACCGCCACCGCCGGGAGACGACCGCCTCGACCGGGCAGTTGCTGCGCGCGAGCAGATGGGACGTCGTCCTCTCCCTCGTCGTCGCCGGCTCGGTGAACATCGCGATGCTCCTCCTGGCCGCGGCATCGCTGCGCGGGCAGGACGGCACCGACACCATCGAGGGGGCGCACGCCGTCGTCACGGCCAACCTCGGCGAGATCGTCGGACTCTTCTTCGGCATCGGACTGCTTGCTTCCGGGCTGGCCTCGAGCGCGGTCGGCTCCTATGCCGGAGCTTCGATCATGCAGGGTCTGCTGCGCGTGGACATCCCGGTCGTGTGGCAGCGCGCGGTGACGATGATCCCCGCGCTCATCGTCTTAGGTCTCGGCGTCGATCCGACGTGGGCGCTCGTGCTCAGCCAGGTCGTGCTCAGCCTCGGCATCCCGTTCGCGATGATTCCCCTGGTCAGACTCACGAGCAGCCGCAGGGTGATGGGCGAGTTCGCGAATGCCCGGTGGATCACGGTCATCGCGGTGGCCGCCTCGGCGCTCATCATCGTCCTCAACGTCGTGCTCATCGTCCTCCTCGCGCTCGGCGTGGAATGA
- a CDS encoding lipase maturation factor family protein: MGREVRTVDFDQVVALLTAGDYTISREIIQRGFGALFLIAFLSAFNQFPALLGERGLTPAPRFIALTTSAQAPSLFRWKRFAYSDRRLHLVCVVGMVLAASVIIGLPQAGPAWVPIPVFLAMWGLYFSIVSIGQRFYGFGWESLLLEAGFLVGFLGSHEVAPTLPMVLLLRWFVMRVEFGAGMIKMRGDASWRDLTAMDYHHQTQPMPNPISRRAHLMPGWWHKGETLGSHIVQLVAPWLLFAPQPIASFAAVAIIITQLALVVSGNYAWLNWATILLACSGISDTFFRWLAGGPFPGWGWHSVVSILSDPTGAEVADPVGGPDPAGSLPLWWLIVILVFVLWQCWLNVPALRNLFSPRQLMNASFNRLGLGNAYGAFGSMTETREEIIIEGWIAPEDDSADDGGPDGGGSPAGNAVDDDADDGWREYAFKGKPGDVHRRGPIVAPYHLRLDWLMWFAALGDYRQSWFTELLRRIGNGDEQIRRLMGPDPFAGRTPDLIRVRVFTYRYATRAERRDAAAAGQLRPWWVRSDPRILVRPIDLRTGRQS, encoded by the coding sequence ATGGGAAGAGAGGTGCGTACCGTGGACTTCGACCAGGTGGTCGCGCTTCTCACCGCCGGTGATTACACGATCTCCCGCGAGATCATCCAGCGCGGCTTCGGCGCCCTCTTCCTCATCGCTTTCCTCTCGGCCTTCAACCAGTTCCCCGCGCTGCTCGGCGAGCGCGGACTCACGCCAGCCCCGCGGTTCATCGCCCTGACCACCTCGGCGCAGGCGCCGAGCCTCTTCCGCTGGAAGCGGTTTGCATATTCGGATCGGCGGCTGCACCTCGTCTGCGTGGTCGGGATGGTTCTGGCCGCCTCGGTGATCATCGGACTGCCTCAAGCCGGGCCAGCGTGGGTGCCGATTCCTGTGTTCCTGGCGATGTGGGGACTCTACTTCTCGATCGTGTCGATCGGGCAGCGCTTCTACGGCTTCGGGTGGGAGTCACTGCTGCTCGAGGCGGGGTTCCTCGTCGGGTTCCTCGGTTCCCACGAGGTGGCCCCGACCCTGCCGATGGTCCTGCTGCTGCGGTGGTTCGTCATGCGCGTCGAGTTCGGGGCGGGCATGATCAAGATGCGCGGGGATGCGTCGTGGCGCGATCTCACGGCGATGGACTATCACCATCAGACCCAGCCGATGCCGAACCCGATCTCCCGCCGCGCGCACCTCATGCCGGGCTGGTGGCACAAGGGCGAGACGCTGGGCAGCCATATCGTCCAGCTCGTCGCTCCGTGGCTGCTGTTCGCTCCGCAGCCGATCGCCTCGTTCGCGGCCGTGGCGATCATCATCACCCAACTCGCGCTCGTCGTGTCCGGCAATTATGCGTGGCTGAACTGGGCGACGATCCTGCTCGCCTGCTCCGGAATCAGCGATACGTTCTTCCGCTGGCTCGCGGGCGGGCCGTTCCCCGGATGGGGATGGCATTCCGTCGTCTCGATCCTGTCGGATCCCACCGGCGCCGAGGTGGCCGACCCGGTCGGCGGCCCCGATCCGGCCGGGTCCCTGCCGCTGTGGTGGCTCATCGTCATCCTCGTCTTCGTCCTCTGGCAGTGCTGGTTGAATGTCCCGGCACTGCGCAATCTCTTCTCACCTCGGCAGCTGATGAACGCGAGCTTCAATCGGCTCGGTCTCGGCAACGCCTACGGCGCGTTCGGGTCGATGACCGAGACCCGGGAGGAGATCATCATCGAGGGCTGGATCGCACCGGAGGACGACAGTGCGGACGACGGCGGTCCGGACGGCGGCGGTTCCCCCGCTGGCAACGCGGTCGACGACGATGCAGACGACGGCTGGCGGGAGTATGCGTTCAAGGGCAAACCCGGTGACGTGCACCGCCGTGGGCCGATCGTCGCGCCCTACCACCTCCGGCTCGACTGGCTGATGTGGTTCGCCGCGCTCGGCGATTATCGGCAGTCCTGGTTCACCGAGCTGCTGCGCCGCATCGGCAACGGCGACGAGCAGATCCGCCGCCTCATGGGTCCCGATCCCTTCGCTGGTCGCACCCCGGACCTCATCCGCGTCCGCGTCTTCACCTACCGCTACGCCACCCGCGCCGAACGCCGGGACGCCGCCGCGGCCGGGCAGCTGCGCCCGTGGTGGGTGCGCTCGGACCCGCGGATCCTCGTCCGCCCGATCGACCTGCGGACCGGGCGGCAGAGTTGA
- the betT gene encoding choline BCCT transporter BetT, translating into MQDPNDEKLKRPVVERERFGGTDRATRISRDIDPDKRPPIDSSELSKGPAELSDERGSRINWRVFIIASLIILAFSVWAMLMPGSAQSTMKTVVDWIAENLGWFYVVTVTVVIGFVLWVALSKEGSVRLGPDHSRPQYNLFTWVAMLFAAGVGIDMLFYSVTGPITQYLEPVNATAESAAAAQDAVVWTMFHYGIAGWSMYSLLGMAMGYFAYRWGMPLSIRAVLYPLLGKRVRGATGDVIDIFALVGTVFGVATSMGIGVVLLNVGFATLFGLEQGLALQIALVIVAVVMTVAACTSGVDKGIRLVSELNLWSCAAMMLYILVTGKTAFLLNAMVENIGRFIFTLPERTLATFAYVDGGSEWMGSWTLFFWAFWLAWGPFVGLFLARISRGRTLREFVIAAITAPVLCDFIIVTIFGNSALSEVFDGNTAFAKTAIASPEQGWYDLLEMFPGATFLIGLATLSGLLFYLTSANSGAMVMSNFSSSIPNPEEDGAKWLRIFWALVTAVLTIAMLVAGGVTTMEYATLIFALPVTIIAYLVMASFSKVLRMERAEREGRTRRRRTTAAHGGRTPEKTWRQRLATLRSYPSKKSVERFVAEVAGPALTAVAAEFRELGYTVEHVQTMDEDTGITSNTINVDMGEQRDFHYEAAAVEANVPSFGARNAPRGDDRYYRIEVFTQTGSEGYDLMGLSGQQIIDDVLDRYENHLSFLAYSHEHSYQSVVTPPTSPATDSIPAIPTSADEVEELEEPRR; encoded by the coding sequence GTGCAGGACCCGAACGACGAGAAGTTGAAGCGCCCGGTCGTCGAACGTGAACGGTTCGGCGGCACCGATCGAGCGACGAGAATCAGCAGAGACATCGACCCCGACAAGCGGCCCCCGATCGACAGTTCGGAGCTGAGCAAGGGACCGGCGGAGCTCTCCGACGAACGTGGTTCTCGGATCAATTGGCGGGTTTTCATCATCGCTTCGCTCATCATCCTCGCCTTCTCCGTCTGGGCCATGCTGATGCCGGGCTCGGCGCAGTCGACGATGAAGACCGTCGTGGACTGGATCGCGGAGAACCTCGGGTGGTTCTACGTCGTCACCGTCACCGTCGTCATCGGCTTCGTCCTCTGGGTCGCACTGTCCAAGGAAGGCTCGGTCAGGCTCGGCCCCGACCACTCCCGGCCGCAGTACAACCTCTTCACCTGGGTCGCCATGCTCTTCGCCGCAGGCGTGGGCATCGACATGCTCTTCTACTCGGTGACCGGACCGATCACCCAGTACCTCGAACCGGTCAATGCCACCGCCGAATCGGCGGCAGCCGCGCAGGACGCCGTGGTGTGGACGATGTTCCACTACGGCATCGCCGGCTGGTCGATGTACTCATTGCTCGGCATGGCGATGGGCTACTTCGCCTACCGCTGGGGCATGCCCCTGTCGATCCGCGCGGTCCTCTACCCGCTGCTGGGCAAGCGCGTGCGCGGTGCCACCGGTGATGTCATCGATATCTTCGCCCTCGTCGGCACCGTCTTCGGCGTGGCCACCTCGATGGGCATCGGCGTCGTCCTGCTCAACGTCGGCTTCGCCACCCTCTTCGGACTCGAACAGGGACTGGCCCTGCAGATCGCGCTCGTCATCGTCGCCGTGGTCATGACCGTCGCCGCCTGCACCTCGGGCGTGGACAAGGGCATCCGCCTGGTCTCCGAACTCAACCTCTGGTCGTGTGCGGCGATGATGCTCTACATCCTCGTCACCGGCAAGACCGCGTTCCTGCTCAACGCCATGGTCGAGAACATCGGCCGATTCATCTTCACCCTGCCCGAACGGACACTGGCGACCTTCGCCTACGTCGACGGCGGCTCCGAATGGATGGGTTCGTGGACACTGTTCTTCTGGGCGTTCTGGCTCGCCTGGGGTCCCTTCGTCGGGCTGTTCCTCGCCCGCATCTCCCGCGGACGCACCCTGCGCGAGTTCGTCATCGCCGCCATCACCGCCCCGGTTCTCTGCGACTTCATCATCGTCACGATCTTCGGCAACTCGGCCCTGTCCGAGGTCTTCGACGGCAACACCGCATTCGCGAAGACAGCCATCGCCTCCCCCGAACAGGGCTGGTACGACCTGCTCGAGATGTTCCCGGGAGCGACCTTCCTCATCGGCTTGGCCACACTGTCGGGTCTGCTCTTCTACCTCACGTCCGCGAACTCCGGGGCGATGGTGATGTCGAACTTCTCCTCCTCGATCCCGAACCCGGAAGAGGACGGAGCCAAGTGGCTGCGCATCTTCTGGGCACTGGTCACCGCGGTGCTCACGATCGCCATGCTCGTCGCCGGCGGCGTGACCACGATGGAGTACGCGACACTGATCTTCGCTCTGCCGGTGACGATCATCGCCTACCTCGTGATGGCCTCGTTCTCGAAGGTGCTGCGCATGGAGCGCGCCGAACGCGAAGGCCGGACCCGCAGGCGGCGGACCACTGCCGCTCATGGCGGTCGGACCCCGGAGAAGACCTGGCGACAGCGGCTGGCGACCCTGCGGTCGTATCCGTCGAAGAAGTCCGTCGAACGCTTCGTCGCCGAGGTGGCCGGACCGGCCCTGACGGCCGTGGCCGCGGAGTTCCGCGAACTCGGCTACACAGTCGAGCACGTTCAGACCATGGACGAGGACACCGGAATCACCTCGAACACGATCAACGTCGACATGGGCGAACAGCGCGACTTCCACTACGAGGCAGCCGCCGTCGAGGCGAACGTGCCGTCGTTCGGTGCCCGCAACGCTCCACGCGGGGACGACCGCTACTACCGCATCGAGGTGTTCACGCAGACCGGTTCGGAGGGCTACGACCTCATGGGCCTGAGCGGTCAGCAGATCATCGACGACGTCCTCGACCGCTACGAGAACCACCTGTCGTTCCTCGCCTACTCGCACGAGCATTCGTACCAATCGGTCGTCACCCCGCCGACGTCTCCGGCCACGGATTCGATCCCGGCGATCCCCACCTCGGCGGATGAGGTCGAGGAGCTCGAAGAGCCGAGGCGCTGA
- a CDS encoding metal-dependent transcriptional regulator: MRAGEVSEVSQDYLKAIWSAQEWGGDPMTATELANRFGTTKANVTEVLKRLDELDLITRVPYRPPVLTAQGKTIALSMVRRHRLIETFLVESLGYGWDEVHDEAEILEHAASDRLIDRIDAFLGHPTADPHGDPIPGPDGRVDSHTPTLLTEAAPGRYEVLRVSDADPQVLGKLAEVGVRPGASVEVVEVAAEGEDLPVVIDAETTVSIDPDAASAVYLSAP, encoded by the coding sequence ATGCGTGCAGGCGAAGTGTCCGAGGTCAGTCAGGACTACCTCAAGGCGATCTGGTCGGCCCAGGAGTGGGGCGGGGATCCGATGACGGCCACGGAGCTTGCGAACCGGTTCGGCACGACGAAGGCCAACGTCACCGAGGTGCTCAAGCGTCTCGACGAACTCGACCTCATCACGCGGGTGCCCTACCGTCCGCCGGTGCTCACCGCCCAGGGCAAGACGATCGCCCTGTCGATGGTGCGCCGGCATCGACTCATCGAGACGTTCCTCGTCGAGTCGCTCGGCTACGGGTGGGACGAGGTCCACGACGAGGCCGAGATCCTCGAACATGCCGCCTCGGATCGGCTCATCGACCGCATCGACGCGTTCCTCGGGCACCCGACCGCGGACCCGCACGGGGATCCGATTCCGGGACCGGATGGGCGCGTGGATTCCCACACACCCACCCTGCTCACCGAGGCGGCTCCCGGTCGCTACGAAGTGCTGCGGGTCTCCGATGCGGATCCGCAGGTCTTGGGCAAGCTCGCCGAGGTGGGGGTGCGGCCCGGAGCCTCCGTCGAAGTCGTCGAAGTGGCTGCGGAGGGCGAGGACCTGCCCGTCGTCATCGATGCAGAGACGACCGTATCAATCGACCCGGACGCCGCCTCGGCGGTTTATCTGAGTGCGCCCTAA
- a CDS encoding HdeD family acid-resistance protein produces MDLKRTSTTVIINGVIAFVMGVLMMAWPGATAEVVVRIFACWLAVIAVSSLVFAPRGGRTGSLVTRSVLLILLGVLIFLTPMLFASMVTVLTGFAIVFLSFLALTVSFFIRRIGITSWWVLTIIGVLGIVLGAFFLFAPGAGLHALIFILAGFIILVGIALVSLGWRLRKTDQRIKSDPHRNRPDDGGGDVISGEIIE; encoded by the coding sequence ATGGACCTCAAACGCACGAGCACGACAGTCATCATCAACGGCGTCATTGCCTTCGTGATGGGTGTGCTGATGATGGCCTGGCCCGGTGCCACCGCCGAGGTGGTCGTGCGTATCTTCGCCTGCTGGCTGGCCGTCATCGCCGTCTCCTCCCTCGTCTTCGCGCCACGGGGAGGCCGCACCGGCAGCCTGGTCACTCGGTCGGTCCTGCTCATCCTCCTCGGTGTGCTCATCTTCCTCACCCCGATGCTGTTCGCGTCGATGGTCACGGTGCTCACCGGCTTCGCCATCGTCTTCCTCAGCTTCCTCGCCCTCACCGTGTCGTTCTTCATCCGCCGCATCGGCATCACCTCGTGGTGGGTGCTCACGATCATCGGCGTGCTCGGCATCGTCCTCGGCGCGTTTTTCCTCTTCGCCCCGGGTGCTGGGCTCCATGCGCTGATCTTCATCCTGGCCGGGTTCATCATCCTCGTCGGCATCGCGCTGGTCTCACTCGGCTGGCGCCTGCGCAAAACCGACCAGCGGATCAAATCCGATCCGCATCGCAACCGCCCCGATGACGGCGGCGGCGACGTCATCAGCGGCGAGATCATCGAATAG
- a CDS encoding slipin family protein, with amino-acid sequence MVALSILAALVALGAITLGNSLKIVRQYERGVVFRLGRVHAEPKSPGMTAIIPFVDKLEKVNLQIVTMPIPAQEGITRDNVTVRVDAVIYFKVIDPRKALVDVEDYQLAVGQVAQTSLRSIIGQSELDDLLTNRERLNQGLAIMIDSPAVDWGIHIDRVEIKDVALPETMKRSMSRQAEAERERRSRIIIADGELQASNKLAQASAAMAHTPSALQLRLLQTIVEVAAERNSTLVLPFPVELLRFLESSTPTTPHSAEAAADSRTNAGTGATADHTPAEAAGTPAAASAVTEGATAASPAATPPSAPPRSAAPTADLDAIVQAMSESLKLTGLMPETERVTSDMPDQERTTSDAAAQEEHLGHA; translated from the coding sequence ATGGTGGCGCTCAGCATCCTCGCCGCACTTGTCGCACTCGGAGCCATCACGCTGGGAAACAGCCTGAAGATCGTCAGACAGTACGAGCGTGGGGTGGTGTTCCGACTCGGCAGAGTGCACGCCGAACCCAAATCTCCCGGCATGACGGCGATCATCCCCTTCGTCGACAAACTCGAGAAGGTCAACCTCCAGATCGTGACCATGCCGATTCCGGCACAGGAGGGCATCACCCGCGACAACGTCACCGTCCGCGTCGATGCGGTCATCTATTTCAAGGTCATCGACCCGCGCAAGGCTCTCGTCGACGTCGAGGACTACCAGCTCGCCGTCGGTCAGGTCGCCCAGACCTCCCTGCGGTCGATTATCGGACAGAGCGAACTCGACGACCTGCTCACTAATCGCGAGCGCCTCAACCAGGGCCTGGCGATCATGATCGACAGTCCCGCCGTCGACTGGGGCATCCACATCGACCGCGTTGAGATCAAGGACGTCGCCCTGCCCGAGACGATGAAGCGCTCGATGTCGCGCCAGGCCGAAGCCGAACGCGAACGCCGATCCCGCATCATCATCGCCGATGGTGAGCTGCAGGCGTCGAACAAACTCGCGCAGGCGTCCGCGGCGATGGCGCACACCCCGTCCGCCCTGCAGCTGCGCCTCCTCCAGACCATCGTCGAGGTCGCCGCCGAACGGAACTCGACCCTGGTCCTGCCCTTCCCCGTCGAGCTGCTCCGCTTCCTCGAGAGCAGCACCCCGACCACCCCTCACAGCGCCGAGGCGGCCGCCGACTCCCGCACGAACGCCGGGACAGGTGCAACCGCCGATCACACCCCCGCTGAGGCAGCCGGCACACCTGCAGCTGCCAGTGCCGTCACCGAGGGTGCGACCGCCGCTTCCCCGGCAGCGACACCGCCGAGCGCGCCGCCGAGGTCAGCCGCACCGACGGCCGACCTCGATGCGATCGTCCAGGCGATGTCCGAATCGCTCAAGCTCACCGGGCTGATGCCCGAGACCGAACGCGTCACCTCGGACATGCCCGACCAGGAGCGCACCACCTCGGACGCGGCCGCACAGGAGGAACATCTCGGACATGCGTGA